One Vigna unguiculata cultivar IT97K-499-35 chromosome 11, ASM411807v1, whole genome shotgun sequence DNA window includes the following coding sequences:
- the LOC114169102 gene encoding MLP-like protein 43: MTLAGKITIEIGVHATAETWFNLFSTQLHHVQNLSDRIHGTKLHHGEDWHHPESIKHWTFVIDGKVTTCHESIESVDEANKTITFKLFNGDIDHQFKLFRFIFQAIDKNSGGAILKWTIEYEMVSEEIDPPYGYVEYLDKCTRDGDAHLLKA; the protein is encoded by the exons ATGACACTTGCTGGAAAAATCACCATTGAAATTGGGGTTCATGCAACTGCTGAAACGTGGTTCAACCTTTTCTCAACACAACTTCATCATGTTCAAAACCTTAGTGATAGAATCCATGGAACCAAGCTGCACCATGGTGAAGACTGGCACCACCCTGAGTCCATCAAACACTGGACTTTTGTCATAG ATGGTAAGGTTACAACATGTCATGAGAGTATTGAATCTGTTGATGAAGCAAACAAAACAATCACCTTCAAGCTCTTCAATGGAGACATCGATCACCAGTTCAAGCTTTTCAGGTTCATATTTCAAGCAATCGATAAGAACAGTGGTGGTGCTATTCTCAAATGGACCATTGAATATGAGATGGTTAGTGAGGAAATTGATCCTCCTTATGGCTATGTCGAGTACCTGGACAAATGCACTAGAGACGGTGATGCTCATCTTCTCAAAGCATAG
- the LOC114168992 gene encoding MLP-like protein 43, translating into MTLAGKITNEIGVHATAEKWFNLFAKQLHNVQNLAERVHGTKLHRGEDWHHPESIKHWTYVIEGKVTTCLESIESVDEANKTITYKLFDGGIDQQFKVFKFIFQAIDKNSGGAIIKWTIEYERVSEEVDPPYGYVEYLHTFTRDIDAHLLKA; encoded by the exons ATGACACTTGCTGGTAAAATCACCAATGAAATCGGGGTTCATGCAACTGCAGAAAAGTGGTTCAACCTCTTTGCAAAGCAACTCCATAATGTTCAAAACCTTGCTGAAAGAGTCCATGGAACCAAGCTGCATCGTGGTGAAGACTGGCACCACCCTGAGTCCATCAAACACTGGACTTATGTCATTG AAGGTAAGGTGACAACATGTCTGGAGAGTATTGAATCTGTTGATGAAGCAAACAAAACAATCACCTACAAGCTTTTCGATGGAGGCATCGATCAGCAGTTCAAGGTTTTCAAGTTCATATTTCAAGCAATCGATAAGAACAGTGGTGGTGCTATTATCAAATGGACCATTGAATATGAGAGGGTTAGTGAGGAAGTTGATCCTCCTTATGGCTACGTCGAGTACCTGCACACATTCACCAGAGACATTGATGCTCATCTTCTCAAGGCATAG